A region of the Microcoleus sp. AS-A8 genome:
GCTGATACAATCCGTTGAAGTTCAGCGATATCCTGTTGCATATCCGGAGAATTTTTGGCGGCTTCCAGATCGATGTTATGCTTCAGATGCTCAAAAGTTCGCATAGACAAACGCTTCGACTGAGCAGCTTGCTCATAATACGGTGCAAGAGTCGTATACAATTCCTCTACTTCACTAGCAGGAAATATCTCGTCCTGTGAACCATGTACAAACAAAACAGCAGGCATTGGTTGGTGCTTTTGCAAGTTTGAAGCACGAGAAAGAAAGTCTAAGCGTTGTTTAGCCACTTGTGACTCGGCACTCCAGCGATAGCGCTTCTCTACCCAAGGATATTGCTCTTTGAGCGTAGGATATGCTGCCTGAACTATACGTTCATAGTTGTTCACAGCCGATGCAAGGTCTTTGGTAACGCCAGCTAGCACAGCTGTAGTAATTGGCAAAGGACTTTCCAGTAAGGTGAGTAATGCGGCGATACCACCAACCGAGAAACCAAACAAACCAATCCCTTCCCTGTCATCGATGCTAAATCGCGCTTGCAATGCACGAACAACATCCGGTAACTCTTGCATGGCTTGTTCGACAGTAGGAAGCAGCGCCTGTAACACGTAGTCTTCTAGCTGTCGCCGCGTCATCTCATCAGTACCGCCAACTGGCAGACGCTTTCCAAACAGTGGCAGTCCGAGATAGGCTTTCCAAGCTTGCACCTCTTCAAGCGGTAATATTTCTGCCAGCATCTCCTTGCTACCCGGTATACCGGCACCGTGCCACAGAATGATGAGTGGGGTGCTTAAGCTGGGGTTGGCAGGCGGACGAACTAAAACAGGTACGCCCGCTAATAAGAGTGATTCTAGGCTAGACATCATTCACTTCCTTGCCCTTAAGCCGGACTACGAACACTTATTTGTTGAGTACGATCGCTCAACAGATTCTGGAGTCTTTTGTTCAGGACAGCGTGCCAACCCCCATTGACATAAAAGTTGAGAGTAACAGTATCAAAGCTCTCGACTCTTCCATATCCTCTAGAAAATGACATTTTTGGCTCAATTGGCTCTGGCATTCGAGTGTCCATAAATGCCTTAGGCATAGAGTTGTCTAGCCATGTCTGCTCATGATGCGTTAGCAGACTTGATGCGAGCGATCGCACAGCCGTGACGGAGGCAATTGCATGACTCTCAAAACCCTTATGTTCAAGCTGAAGCTGTGTACCCCCTGCCATCGGTACCAGTCTCCACGTCACAATTGTTGGCTTCCCCATCAACCCCCCCCGCCAAGTATAGGAAAGACTCCTGGGTTCATCGAGTTCAATAACCTCGCAGTGGATGGCTTCATTCACTCCTTGGTGTGGCTGAGGCTCAAACCGGAATTTATGTCCAACTCGTGGCTCAAAGTCGTTCTCCATCAACCATTGTGCCAACACACGTCGGTTTGTAATCGCCTGCCAAACCCTTTCGGGAGAATAGGGGTAAAAGACATCTAGCTTTAAGTCTCTGAGCATGGATTTTCCTCCAAATACTTGCCAAGAGCATCGAGTTTCTCTTGCCAGAACTGCTCATAAGGATTCACCCAGTCGGATACTTCCTTGAGAGGCTCAGGATTAAGCTGATAGAGGCGCTGGCGTCCTACTTTGCGCTGGGTGACTAAACCCGCATCACAAAGGATATGCAAGTGCTGGGAAATGGCTGGCATTGACATCTCAAAGGGTTCAGCAAGCTGCTTCACCGATTGTTCGCCGTCGCGTAGCCGATCCAGGAGAGCGCGTCGGGTTGGATCTGCGATCGCCTGAAAAATATCAGCACTAGCGGCAGGTCTACTCATACAGAGAAACTCAATACTTAAGCAAATGCTTAACTGTTATTAGAATACATAAGCATTTGCTTAAATGTCAATCGATTGTAGAATTCCAACAGCAAAGCGCCGCACCCACTAAAAGGATGCGATCTGCTGTAAGCAGCAGCGCTAGGCGATAGCGAAGCGCTGGAACCTTGGAACTTCCCCTAATTAGGTGTCGCCACACGCCTGGGCAGACAGCTTTTAACCTGCAAGCTTGTTAACCTTCAACCTTCAACTGACGGACGAGACAATCTGAATGCCCCGAGTAGAAAACCGTGTCACCCAGAAATCCACATCGGGGTTGGGAATCATGCCCCTGACTCTTTGCCGAATCTCCTGCGCGTGAGCCTCTGACTCGCACAACGCAAATACAGTTGGCCCCGATCCAGACATCATGGTTCCTAAAGCACCGCTACTTTGAAACGCTTCCCTCAGTTGTGCCACTTGCGGAGTGGTGGGCAGCACCACTTTTTCTAAATCATTGTGCAGCAACCGACCAATTTCTGAGCCATCTTTGTGGCGAATCGCGTTAACCATTGGCCCCGAATGAACTCGATGGGCACGGGATTCCAAACTCTGTGTATCGCGCACATATGTATGACCAAACTCAGAGCGATAAGCTTTGTAAGCCCACGGGGTCGAAATCATGAGGTTACGGTCTTTCGCTAAGACAACATAAAGAGAATCGAGAGCCGATAGCGAATTAAGTTGCTCACCTCGACCTGTCGCCAGCGCTGTGCCCCCTGCCAAACAAAAGGGAACATCTGAGCCAAGCTGTGCGGCTAAGTCTTGTAATTCCGGCTGCGTGAGTCCCAACTGCCACATCATATCGACTCCCACTAAAACAGCGGCAGCATTGGTCGAACCTCCCGCCAGTCCAGCCGCTACAGGAATATGTTTTTTGATGGTAATTTCCACACCACCAAACTTAGCGAAGACATCGGGAAATACCTTAGCCATCAATTCTACGGCTCGGTAGGCGAGGTTGCTTGAGTCACTCGGCACTTGGGGATGGTCGCAGTGGATGAGGATGGTATCGGTGCCGATCGCACGGACTTCAATTTGGTCGGCTAACTCAATACTCTGAAGAATCATCGCCAACTCGTGATATCCATCAGGGCGATCGCCTAGAATTTCCAAATACAGATTGATTTTGGCTGGGGCAATTAGAGAGTAGGAGCGCATTACTCGATTTTGGATGCAAGGATTTGGGATTTTAGATTGGGTCTGACATTCCCGGTCTAAAATCGGTTAACAAGTTACTCAAAGCAACCCACTGTTGCACGCTCAGGTCTTCTGCGCGAGCTTGGGGGTTAACATCTAATTGTTCCAGCAACTGGGTAAGGTGATCACTCTCTACTACCGATTTCAAATTATTTCGCAACATTTTCCGCTTGCTAGAAAAGCCCAGTTTCAGCAATGTCTCTAACCATTTG
Encoded here:
- a CDS encoding prolyl oligopeptidase family serine peptidase; the protein is MMSSLESLLLAGVPVLVRPPANPSLSTPLIILWHGAGIPGSKEMLAEILPLEEVQAWKAYLGLPLFGKRLPVGGTDEMTRRQLEDYVLQALLPTVEQAMQELPDVVRALQARFSIDDREGIGLFGFSVGGIAALLTLLESPLPITTAVLAGVTKDLASAVNNYERIVQAAYPTLKEQYPWVEKRYRWSAESQVAKQRLDFLSRASNLQKHQPMPAVLFVHGSQDEIFPASEVEELYTTLAPYYEQAAQSKRLSMRTFEHLKHNIDLEAAKNSPDMQQDIAELQRIVSAWFSQHLIS
- a CDS encoding SRPBCC domain-containing protein is translated as MLRDLKLDVFYPYSPERVWQAITNRRVLAQWLMENDFEPRVGHKFRFEPQPHQGVNEAIHCEVIELDEPRSLSYTWRGGLMGKPTIVTWRLVPMAGGTQLQLEHKGFESHAIASVTAVRSLASSLLTHHEQTWLDNSMPKAFMDTRMPEPIEPKMSFSRGYGRVESFDTVTLNFYVNGGWHAVLNKRLQNLLSDRTQQISVRSPA
- a CDS encoding metalloregulator ArsR/SmtB family transcription factor is translated as MSRPAASADIFQAIADPTRRALLDRLRDGEQSVKQLAEPFEMSMPAISQHLHILCDAGLVTQRKVGRQRLYQLNPEPLKEVSDWVNPYEQFWQEKLDALGKYLEENPCSET
- the ispE gene encoding 4-(cytidine 5'-diphospho)-2-C-methyl-D-erythritol kinase codes for the protein MRSYSLIAPAKINLYLEILGDRPDGYHELAMILQSIELADQIEVRAIGTDTILIHCDHPQVPSDSSNLAYRAVELMAKVFPDVFAKFGGVEITIKKHIPVAAGLAGGSTNAAAVLVGVDMMWQLGLTQPELQDLAAQLGSDVPFCLAGGTALATGRGEQLNSLSALDSLYVVLAKDRNLMISTPWAYKAYRSEFGHTYVRDTQSLESRAHRVHSGPMVNAIRHKDGSEIGRLLHNDLEKVVLPTTPQVAQLREAFQSSGALGTMMSGSGPTVFALCESEAHAQEIRQRVRGMIPNPDVDFWVTRFSTRGIQIVSSVS